A genomic stretch from Fusarium musae strain F31 chromosome 9, whole genome shotgun sequence includes:
- a CDS encoding hypothetical protein (EggNog:ENOG41~BUSCO:EOG092602UY), translating to MSSLKFVVSSLEAIASSKDAQRNKQLADSTTKALDAIKEQDQLPDPEIVFAPLQLASRSTNVQLTTTALDCIGKLISYSYFSVPSNPPEGTEEGAEPVPPLIERAIDTICNCFQGETTAVEIQLQIVKSLLAAVLNDKIVVHGAGLLKAVRQVYNVFLLSRSTANQQVAQGTLTQMVGTVFERVKTRLHMKEARLNLEHLKHGASNATFDQADTPNGANDHNDRDESPAEHSEAMNASAEPPESGAKLTLKDLEHRKSFDDSNLGDGPTMVTRLQPERKETGTPVSDQVGQETSNTEDGEVLDAEDEVYIRDAYLVFRSFCNLSTKVLPPDQLYDVRGQPMRSKLISLHLIHTLLNNNIAVFTSPFCTIKNSKSGEPTSFLQAIKFYLCLSITRNGASSVDRIFNVSSEIFWLMIKYMRADFKKEIEVFLNEIYLALLARRTAPLSQKLQFVTILNRLCADPKALVEIYLNYDCDQTVDNIYQTIIEDLSKFSTTPLTITTINEQVYEEMRLKTTPASEWQLKATLPPPLTVAHIAPHQETEPDYPKEYAIKRLSIEALVETLRSMVNWSAPIRGDPEPPRSENHDPKASLDLRPSIDPSINDSISRVETPLPPSTPILEDDPDQLEKEKARKTALMKGINQFNFKPKKGIQMLLRDGFIPSDSPKDIAEFLIKEDKLDKAQIGEYLGEGDQKNIDIMHAFVDTMEFAKRRFVDSLRQFLQSFRLPGEAQKIDRFMLKFAERYVLGNPNAFANADTAYVLAYSVILLNTDLHSVKIAKRMSKEEFIKNNRGINDNADLPDDYLLGIYDEIAANEIVLKSERDAAAAAGNTPAPSTGIAAGLGQALSNVGRDLQREAYMQQSEEIALRSEQLFKDLFKSQRRKAGTKYILATSFKHVSPMFNVTWMSIFSTLSSQIQKSHNLEVNKLCLEGMKLATQIACLFDLSTPREAFMSALKNTTNLNNPQEMLAKNIEALKVVLELGQTEGNVLRESWKDILMCISQLDRLQLISGGVDESAVPDVSKARFLPPQRSETSDSRSSSNSKKTTRARAGTASKGFSTEIALESRSDEVIRSVDRIFTNTATLTGESMVYFARALTEVSWDEIKVSGSNDSPRTYSLQKIVEISYYNMNRVRFEWSNIWEVFGEHFNRVGCHNNMNIVFFALDSLRQLSMRFMEIEELAGFKFQKDFLKPFEHVLANSHNVTVKDMVLRCLIQMIQARGDNIRSGWRTMFGVFTVAARDPHESIVNLAYENVNQVYKTKFGVVISQGAFTDLIVCLTEFSKNLKFQKKSLAALELLKSLIPTMLKTPECPLSQKYSNLPPPDGPIQNSEKRSRSNTSVEEGYWFPVLFAFHDVLMTGEDLEVRSNALEYFFETLLKYGGTFPSEFWDILWRQQLYPIFMVLRSRPEMSNVLNHEELSVWLSTTMIQALRNMITLFTHYFDALEYMLDRFLELLALCICQENDTISRIGSNCLQQLILKNVTKFKPEHWNKLVGAFVELFERTTAYQLFTATAINNTASISPPPNGLEFSSTASATTPMDETSLKINGKEELEDDHSVPSPSAEDELQTPTADTPHIALEEFKPSSNLQQQPVVVTAARRRFFNRIISRCVLQLLMIETVNELFSNDTVYAHIPSAELLRLMTLLKRSFQFARRFNEDKELRMRLWREGFMKQPPNLLKQESGSAATYISILFRMFADNAPERLESRPAVEDALVPLCKDIVHGYTTLEEESQHRNIVAWRPVVVDVLEGFVTFPEDAFKKHIPDFYPLAVELLTKDLTADLRSSLLLVLRRVGEVGLGIEGMTNAGQRRDSEASRLTAEPVGDREADARRML from the exons ATGAGCTCCCTCAAATTTGTAGTGTCCTCACTTGAGGCCATTGCCTCGTCCAAGGATGCTCAGCGCAACAAGCAACTGGCCGACTCTACTACCAAAGCACTTGACGCCATCAAAGAACAGGACCAGCTTCCTGATCCCGAGATCGTGTTTGCTCCTCTGCAGCTAGCTTCACGATCCACAAACGTCCAGCTTACTACGACCGCACTCGATTGCATCGGCAAGCTCATCTCATACTCGTACTTTTCCGTGCCAAGTAACCCCCCCGAGGGAACCGAAGAGGGTGCCGAACCTGTCCCTCCCCTGATCGAGCGAGCGATTGATACGATATGTAATTGCTTCCAAGGCGAAACGACTGCTGTTGAGATCCAGCTTCAGATTGTCAAATCCTTGCTTGCCGCCGTTCTCAATGATAAAATCGTCGTTCATGGCGCTGGCCTCCTCAAGGCCGTCCGCCAAGTGTACAATGTCTTTTTGTTGTCGCGGAGCACTGCCAACCAGCAGGTTGCTCAGGGAACCTTGACCCAGATGGTCGGTACCGTTTTTGAACGAGTCAAGACGAGATTACATATGAAGGAGGCTCGCCTGAACCTGGAGCATCTCAAGCATGGAGCCAGCAATGCCACGTTCGACCAGGCTGACACCCCCAACGGTGCCAATGACCATAACGACCGCGACGAATCCCCAGCTGAGCACTCCGAAGCTATGAATGCATCGGCCGAACCTCCCGAGAGTGGCGCCAAGCTTACATTGAAAGATCTTGAGCATCGCAAGAGCTTTGACGACTCGAACCTGGGCGACGGTCCTACCATGGTAACGAGACTTCAACCCGAGCGCAAGGAAACAGGTACCCCGGTCTCTGACCAGGTTGGCCAGGAGACTTCAAATACGGAAGATGGTGAGGTATTGGAcgctgaggatgaggtctACATCCGTGATGCTTACCTCGTCTTTCGCTCCTTTTGCAACCTGTCAACCAAGGTTCTGCCACCCGACCAGCTTTACGACGTCCGTGGCCAGCCAATGCGCTCCAAACTCATTTCTCTTCACCTTATCCACACCCTTCTGAACAACAACATTGCAGTTTTCACGTCTCCATTTTGTACTATCAAGAATTCAAAAAGCGGCGAACCAACGAGTTTTCTTCAGGCTATCAAGTTCTATCTTTGTCTAAGTATAACTCGCAACGGTGCCAGCTCCGTGGACCGCATATTCAATGTTAGCAGCGAGATCTTCTGGCTGATGATCAAATATATGCGCGCCGACTTCAAG AAAGAAATCGAGGTATTTTTGAATGAAATCTACCTGGCACTGCTTGCGCGAAGGACCGCGCCCCTTTCCCAAAAGTTGCAGTTTGTTACAATTCTGAACAGATTATGCGCTGATCCCAAGGCGCTTGTTGAAATTTACCTTAATTACGACTGTGACCAGACAGTTGATAATATTTACCAAACTATCATCGAAGACTTATCAAAGTTCTCCACCACTCCGCTTACTATCACTACAATCAACGAACAAGTCTATGAAGAGATGCGACTAAAGACAACGCCTGCGAGCGAGTGGCAGCTCAAAGCAACACTCCCGCCCCCTCTGACTGTTGCTCATATTGCTCCTCATCAGGAAACCGAACCTGACTATCCTAAAGAGTATGCAATCAAGCGCTTATCTATCGAAGCTTTAGTTGAGACTTTACGATCCATGGTGAACTGGTCGGCACCCATCCGAGGTGATCCAGAGCCTCCACGCTCTGAGAACCACGATCCTAAGGCTTCTCTCGATCTTCGACCGTCAATTGATCCAAGCATCAATGACAGTATCTCTCGTGTCGAAACCCCTCTACCACCATCAACCCCTATATTGGAGGACGACCCGGATCAActggagaaggaaaaggcaaGGAAGACGGCGCTGATGAAGGGAATTAACCAATTCAATTTCAAACCGAAGAAGGGTATCCAGATGCTTTTGCGCGATGGCTTCATCCCAAGCGACAGCCCGAAGGATATTGCCGAGTTTCTGATAAAGGAGGATAAGCTCGACAAGGCCCAAATCGGCGAGTACTTGGGTGAAGGTGACCAAAAGAACATTGACATCATGCACGCATTTGTCGATACCATGGAGTTTGCCAAGAGAAGATTTGTTGATTCTTTGCGCCAATTCCTCCAATCCTTCCGCCTGCCTGGTGAAGCTCAGAAGATCGATCGATTCATGCTGAAATTTGCGGAACGTTACGTTCTCGGAAACCCAAATGCCTTTGCCAATGCAGACACTGCATACGTGCTGGCCTATTCGGTCATTTTGCTCAACACTGATTTGCATAGCGTCAAGATTGCCAAGCGCATGAGCAAGGAGGAGTTTATCAAGAACAACCGCGGTATTAACGACAATGCTGATTTACCCGATGACTATCTCCTCGGCATCTATGACGAGATCGCCGCCAACGAGATCGTCCTGAAGAGTGAACGTGACGCTGCCGCAGCGGCTGGCAATACCCCAGCCCCATCAACCGGTATCGCTGCTGGTCTTGGCCAAGCTCTCTCTAACGTGGGCCGTGATTTGCAGCGTGAGGCCTATATGCAACAATCCGAGGAAATAGCTCTGCGTTCTGAGCAGCTCTTCAAGGATCTGTTCAAGAGCCAACGTCGCAAAGCTGGCACAAAGTACATACTTGCAACGTCGTTCAAGCATGTCAGCCCCATGTTTAACGTCACCTGGATGTCAATCTTCTCTACACTCTCAAGCCAGATCCAGAAGTCTCACAATCTTGAAGTCAACAAGCTGTGCCTAGAGGGCATGAAACTCGCCACTCAAATTGCCTGCCTCTTTGATCTGTCGACACCCAGAGAGGCTTTCATGTCGGCCTTGAAAAACACAACGAACTTGAACAACCCACAGGAAATGTTGGCCAAGAATATTGAGGCACTCAAGGTCGTTCTCGAGCTGGGACAGACTGAGGGCAACGTTCTTCGTGAGTCATGGAAGGACATCTTGATGTGCATCAGTCAACTTGATCGACTCCAACTCATCTCGGGTGGAGTCGACGAGAGTGCCGTGCCTGATGTGTCCAAAGCTCGTTTCTTGCCACCACAGAGGTCAGAAACCTCCGATTCTCGCTCTTCATCAAACTCCAAGAAAACGACACGGGCCAGAGCAGGAACGGCATCCAAGGGCTTCTCCACGGAGATTGCCCTGGAGAGTCGGTCAGATGAGGTGATTCGCAGCGTCGACCGCATCTTCACCAATACAGCAACTCTCACTGGCGAGTCCATGGTTTACTTTGCCAGAGCTTTGACAGAAGTCAGTTGGGATGAGATCAAGGTGTCTGGTTCCAACGACTCACCTCGTACATACAGCTTACAAAAAATTGTTGAAATCAGCTATTATAACATGAACCGTGTGAGATTCGAATGGAGCAACATTTGGGAGGTCTTTGGTGAGCATTTCAATCGTGTTGGATGCCACAATAACATGAACATTGTGTTCTTCGCTCTCGATTCTCTTCGTCAGCTGTCAATGAGATTCATGGAGATTGAAGAGCTGGCTGGTTTCAAGTTCCAGAAAGATTTCCTGAAACCTTTTGAGCATGTCCTTGCCAACTCGCATAATGTGACCGTCAAAGACATGGTTCTCAGATGTCTGATACAAATGATCCAGGCCCGTGGAGATAACATCCGATCAGGCTGGCGGACcatgtttggtgttttcacAGTTGCTGCTCGCGATCCTCACGAGAGCATTGTCAATTTGGCCTACGAAAACGTCAACCAGGTGTATAAGACCAAGTTTGGGGTTGTTATTTCCCAGGGCGCCTTCACCGATCTCATTGTATGCTTGACGGAGTTctccaagaacctcaagtttcagaagaagagcttggcAGCATTGGAACTATTGAAATCTCTGATTCCTACTATGCTCAAGACACCCGAATGTCCATTGTCGCAAAAATACAGCAATCTCCCACCTCCAGATGGACCCATACAGAATTCCGAAAAGCGATCTCGATCAAACACATCTGTTGAGGAAGGTTACTGGTTCCCTGTTCTTTTCGCCTTCCACGACGTTCTCATGACCGGAGAAGACTTGGAAGTGCGATCAAATGCTTTGGAGTATTTCTTTGAGACTCTGCTCAAGTATGGAGGCACCTTCCCATCAGAGTTCTGGGATATCCTATGGCGTCAGCAACTCTATCCGATTttcatggtgttgaggtctCGGCCAGAGATGTCTAATGTCCTTAACCACGAGGAATTGTCAGTATGGCTATCGACCACTATGATCCAGGCTCTGCGGAACATGATCACTCTCTTCACACATTACTTCGATGCCCTGGAATACATGTTGGACAGATTCCTGGAGCTTCTGGCGCTTTGTATCTGTCAGGAGAATGACACGATTTCGCGAATCGGAAGCAATTGCCTCCAACAGCTAATCCTCAAGAATGTGACCAAGTTCAAGCCCGAACATTGGAATAAGCTTGTTGGCGCTTTCGTCGAGCTATTTGAGCGAACTACCGCGTACCAACTCTTCACTGCCACTGCAATCAACAACACGGCTTCCATATCGCCGCCACCAAATGGTCTCGAGTTCTCGTCAACTGCCTCGGCAACCACGCCTATGGATGAGACATCTCTCAAAATCAACGGCAAAGAGGAGTTGGAAGATGATCACAGTGTTCCATCCCCGtcagctgaagatgagctcCAGACACCAACGGCTGACACCCCCCATATCGCCCTTGAAGAGTTTAAACCATCTTCCAAtcttcagcaacagcctGTAGTGGTTACAGCGGCTCGAAGACGATTCTTCAACCGAATCATCTCTCGTTGTGTGTTGCAGCTCTTGATGATCGAGACAGTCAACGAGTTGTTCAGCAACGACACCGTCTACGCACATATTCCCTCCGCAGAGCTTCTTCGACTCATGACTTTACTTAAGAGGTCTTTCCAATTTGCTCGCCGCTTCAACGAGGATAAGGAATTGCGCATGCGACTCTGGCGTGAGGGTTTCATGAAGCAGCCTCCCAACCTTCTGAAGCAGGAGAGTGGCTCAGCAGCCACTTACATCTCTATTCTGTTCCGTATGTTTGCAGATAATGCGCCTGAGCGACTGGAGAGCCGGCCTGCAGTGGAGGACGCGTTAGTACCCCTTTGCAAGGATATTGTTCACGGATACACTACCCTCGAAGAGGAGAGCCAGCATCGCAATATCGTTGCATGGCGGCCCGTTGTCGTCGATGTTTTAGAAGGCTTTGTCACATTCCCTGAGGATGCTTTCAAGAAACACATCCCCGATTTCTACCCCCTTGCGGTTGAACTTCTCACCAAGGATCTTACCGCAGACTTGCGATCATCACTCCTCCTGGTCCTGCGACGAGTTGGAGAGGTTGGCTTGGGTATCGAGGGCATGACAAACGCGGGACAACGGCGAGACAGCGAAGCCAGCAGACTTACGGCAGAACCAGTTGGCGACCGAGAGGCCGACGCAAGGAGAATGCTCTAG
- a CDS encoding hypothetical protein (EggNog:ENOG41) codes for MSLIRSASGPAGGLSINTGAANAFGTAASKPSAAGSLFGSSTTSTPTANTTTAPGATGTMSLFGNAAQKPATGGLFGQSTAATTTTPAAGGGLFGAAGATNTQQTQSTGTGLFGNTATNNTQQQAQPTTTGTSLFGQSTQNQTQQPQQTGTGLFGQSTATNTQSNTGGLFGQSQAKPATGTSLFSGQTQPQQNNTLGQSTNQVSAVQINYDSIRPRTRFDDLAKPVQDEIALLDLGIQRVIKMRDEIGEFMPQHEKDIEQLGLDVKFVESKFRTVQVALNNDIQTVKALQDQTRKNAADARLCFRGADNLKLPTHYHQTGLFASQAPAADSGGANAASTHADAQDLITYFNRICDDIEKYKARLDEYRGDIERDMPGVENGLYEQIRALRDRSAGSVVVQDQLNEVLLALRDTGSAIVSQAGQIADTRERLSRLQAGIVDSGVYAMGMNA; via the exons CCTCTGCCGCTGGTAGTCTCTTCGGTTCTTCTACAACCTCTACACCCACCGCCAACACAACAACAGCGCCAGGCGCAACAGGCACCATGTCTCTCTTTGGCAACGCTGCGCAAAAGCCTGCAACAGGCGGTCTGTTTGGACAGTCGACGGCAGCGACAACAACTACGCCTGCAGCTGGCGGCGGTCTCTTTGGCGCTGCCGGCGCAACAAACACTCAACAGACCCAGAGCACAGGTACTGGGCTCTTTGGCAACACTGCTACCAACAACACCCAACAACAAG CGCAACCTACAACGACCGGCACCAGCCTCTTTGGCCAATCTACCCAAAATCAaactcagcagcctcaacaaacAGGCACAGGTCTGTTCGGCCAATCTACCGCAACAAATACACAAAGCAACACAGGAGGGCTTTTTGGCCAATCTCAGGCGAAGCCCGCTACAGGCACCAGTCTGTT CAGTGGTCAAacacagcctcagcagaACAACACCCTTGGTCAATCCACAAACCAAGTCTCAGCCGTTCAAATCAACTACGACAGCATCCGCCCCCGTACCCGCTTCGATGACCTCGCTAAGCCCGTACAAGATGAAATTGCGTTGCTGGACTTGGGTATCCAACGAGTTATCAAGATGCGAGACGAGATTGGCGAGTTTATGCCCCAGCACGAAAAGGATATTGAGCAACTGGGCTTAGACGTGAAATTTGTCGAGTCAAAGTTTCGAACTGTTCAAGTTGCCCTCAACAACGATATTCAGACCGTCAAGGCTCTCCAGGATCAAACCCGAAAGAACGCCGCCGATGCCCGACTATGCTTCCGAGGCGCCGATAACCTCAAACTCCCGACACACTATCACCAAACTGGTCTTTTCGCCAGCCAGGCTCCAGCTGCTGATTCTGGAGGCGCAAATGCTGCTTCGACACATGCGGACGCCCAAGATCTGATCACCTACTTCAACCGTATCTGTGACGATATTGAAAAGTACAAGGCTCGTCTCGATGAGTACCGAGGTGATATTGAGCGAGATATGCCTGGTGTTGAGAACGGCCTTTATGAGCAGATCCGAGCTCTACGCGACCGCAGCGCAGGCAGCGTAGTCGTCCAGGATCAACTGAACGAGGTTTTATTGGCGCTCAGAGATACGGGAAGCGCGATTGTTTCCCAGGCTGGACAGATTGCCGACACTCGAGAACGGCTATCGCGCCTCCAGGCTGGAATCGTGGACAGTGGAGTTTACGCCATGGGCATGAATGCGTAG
- a CDS encoding hypothetical protein (EggNog:ENOG41), giving the protein MSRGGRGGGRGGRGGGRGGRPNVPWDTGDEPDARPSELFPPYLVPTPRELASHEKAAVQHYLLLRHQVHASPLYTSKRTALNDPTAPRKHYGQAQKNARFGIKSKASLDPFTAVPTYSHKFVREERALPDWSNRPVCRELFPLELYETIDAASANDGGLPGGFKRRKLELSSVSALPSAEEAFGMGGDGEDEMQGRNLLERLQALKEEEGDEAGDLEDEEGMEEEEQDEVYDDEDAGDYDAENYFDGGDEFDDYGDDGGDGEGTY; this is encoded by the exons ATGTCTCGAGGTGGTCGAGGAGGTGGCCGTGGTGGACGCGGCGGTggtagaggaggaagacCTAATGTGCCCTGGGACACAGGCGATGAACCTGATGCGCGGCCATCTGAGCTATTTCCC CCATACCTCGTCCCTACTCCCCGAGAACTCGCCTCGCACGAAAAGGCAGCTGTACAACACTATCTCCTACTACGGCATCAAGTCCACGCATCTCCTCTATACACATCCAAGCGCACAGCTCTCAATGATCCAACAGCACCTCGCAAACACTACGGCCAGGCACAGAAGAATGCCCGCTTCGGCATCAAGAGCAAGGCCTCTTTAGACCCCTTTACTGCCGTGCCTACCTACTCCCATAAGTTCGTTCGCGAGGAACGTGCTCTTCCAGATTGGTCCAACCGTCCAGTATGTCGCGAGCTCTTCCCCCTGGAACTCTACGAAACCATCGACGCTGCATCCGCCAACGACGGTGGTCTTCCAGGCGGCTTCAAGCGCCGGAAGTTGGAGCTGAGCAGCGTAAGCGCGCTTCCTAGTGCAGAGGAAGCTTTTGGTATGGGAGGTGATGGCGAAGACGAGATGCAAGGCCGTAATCTCCTTGAACGGTTACAGGCgctcaaggaagaagaaggcgacgaAGCTGGCGatcttgaagacgaagaaggcatggaagaggaagagcaggATGAAGTttacgacgacgaagatgcgGGCGATTATGACGCTGAGAACTACTTTGACGGCGGTGACGAGTTTGACGAttatggcgatgatggcggcGATGGAGAAGGGACTTACTAG
- a CDS encoding hypothetical protein (EggNog:ENOG41), whose amino-acid sequence MPGNSPPITLSTPSFFFNTPLDLSQETLTEATDLQDTSFDLPAETATAGGGTVSSAAKTEKKRRRPALSCEQCRRRKIRCDRSLPCVNCVKSKISPCTYAPTHIPASRVKKGAGHTGAADSNSQVPARSAPAIGTTQRQSPSNSSARQKSSSIPSSTVGSNSEASTVDALAARVKELEQKLAESCYITQPAEDKFIQPDDQEAESAPMKGTVSKTRFFGQSHWMNGIHMFPGVFDMLKEAETRRNQHHGGFTRCKALGRTIKANRSKAVSTDKLGENIPERGLADQLVNAYFDTFEGVVRILHRPTFMSEYERYWQNPKASSQVFLIQLQLCMAIGATLHDDVFSLRATSMQWVHEAQIWLVIPPEKSRMTIAGIQIMCMLVIAKACCAVGQDLTWVSAGSLVRQAMYMGLHRDPRHLGNMSVYRSEIRRRLWATILELNLQCSYDAGGPPLLSSKHYDTRPPANLNDDQLTDEPDSDRKPTGDPETLTDMSVQLALQKSFALRLIIIKHVNEFRSKESYAETLRLNSELTKACRTLTETLAALSEAQRHQPRTIFTHFHSSLVQMLTYRCFLSLHQPMVARSALDPTYYYSRKVSLDSSLKLAQITGLSTPRYGTSAPGGSLDPGVSFHRLITNGAGVFRVIPTQTLFSVALEFIKKSEEQNDSLGGGPVMNLFELRAVLQSAETWFERRIRAGETGVKGYCFVVASLALAEALEMGLPQEDVDQVVVDTGASMSIKAYDLLKEVAEREGLSLDEPENEEAIHIDVPAIDSDVMQGIMEMPFDWMVMGGDLGLDGMGAFNWARGGMSMPQQFDSVDPSVVSQF is encoded by the exons ATGCCCGGCAATTCACCCCCAATCACACTCTCAACccccagcttcttctttaaTACTCCGCTGGATCTAAGTCAGGAGACCCTTACAGAAGCGACAGATCTGCAGGACACTTCCTTTGATCTGCCGGCCGAGACAGCAACTGCCGGTGGCGGAACCGTGTCTTCGGCCGCCAAAACGGAGAAGAAGCGGCGCCGGCCGGCCCTCTCGTGTGAGCAATGCCGGCGCCGCAAGATTCGATGTGATCGTAGTCTACCTTGTGTAAACTGCGTCAAATCTAAGATATCACCCTGTACTTATGCACCAACTCACATCCCAGCTTCACGTGTCAAGAAAGGCGCAGGCCATACTGGTGCTGCAGACTCAAACTCCCAAGTGCCGGCGAGGTCAGCCCCAGCCATTGGAACTACCCAGAGACAGTCTCCGTCAAACTCATCTGCGAGACAAAAATCTTCTAGCATCCCGAGCTCAACAGTAGGATCCAACTCAGAAGCTTCCACAGTTGATGCCCTGGCTGCGAGGGTCAAGGAGCTGGAGCAGAAGCTAGCCGAGTCTTGTTACATCACACAACCAGCAGAAGACAAGTTTATACAGCCTGATGACCAGGAAGCTGAGTCGGCTCCTATGAAAGGGACTGTCTCTAAAACGAGGTTCTTTGGTCAAAGTCACTGGATGAACGGCATTCATATG TTTCCCGGTGTTTTTGATATGCTCAAAGAGGCAGAGACTCGCAGGAATCAACATCACGGTGGTTTTACCAGATGCAAAGCTCTGGGTCGTACCATCAAAGCAAATCGCTCCAAAGCTGTGTCGACTGACAAGTTGGGCGAAAACATACCTGAGCGTGGCCTTGCCGATCAGCTTGTCAATGcctattttgacacctttgAGGGCGTGGTTCGGATTCTTCACCGTCCAACCTTCATGTCTGAGTATGAGCGCTACTGGCAGAATCCTAAAGCCTCCAGTCAGGTTTTCTTGATTCAGCTGCAGCTATGCATGGCCATCGGAGCGACTCTACACGATGATGTCTTCAGCTTGCGTGCGACTTCGATGCAGTGGGTCCATGAGGCCCAAATCTGGCTTGTGATACCCCCTGAAAAGAGCAGAATGACTATCGCTGGTATCCAGATCATGTGTATGCTGGTCATCGCTAAAGCGTGTTGTGCGGTTGGCCAAGACCTTACCTGGGTTTCGGCTGGGAGTCTCGTCAGACAGGCTATGTACATGGGATTACATCGGGACCCAAGGCATCTTGGTAACATGTCCGTTTACCGTTCCGAGATCCGTCGCCGCCTCTGGGCAACCATCCTCGAACTTAATCTACAATGCTCCTACGATGCTGGAGGCCCCCCTCTTCTCTCCTCGAAACACTACGATACACGTCCCCCAGCAAATTTGAACGACGATCAACTTACAGACGAGCCAGATTCAGATAGAAAGCCAACTGGGGATCCCGAAACACTGACTGATATGTCAGTCCAACTCGCGCTTCAAAAGTCTTTTGCTCTTCGCCTCATCATTATCAAGCACGTCAACGAATTTAGATCCAAGGAGTCCTACGCCGAGACACTCCGGCTGAACTCTGAACTCACAAAGGCATGCCGCACATTAACAGAGACACTTGCTGCTCTATCAGAGGCCCAGAGGCACCAGCCCCGAACAATCTTTACCCATTTCCACAGCTCTCTTGTTCAAATGCTCACATACCGTTGCTTCCTCTCTCTTCATCAGCCCATGGTCGCCCGCTCCGCCCTCGATCCAACATACTACTACTCTCGCAAAGTATCCCTCGACTCGTCTCTGAAGCTCGCGCAGATCACTGGCCTATCGACACCTCGCTACGGTACCTCTGCTCCTGGAGGCTCCTTGGACCCCGGAGTCAGCTTTCACCGCCTCATCACAAATGGAGCGGGCGTGTTCCGTGTGATCCCAACTCAAACGCTTTTCTCTGTTGCGCTCGAATTTATCAAGAAGTCAGAGGAGCAGAATGATAGCCTCGGCGGCGGCCCTGTCATGAACCTCTTTGAACTTCGCGCCGTTCTCCAAAGTGCGGAGACTTGGTTCGAGAGACGGATACGTGCTGGAGAGACAGGCGTAAAAGGCTATTGTTTCGTTGTTGCGTCTCTCGCCCTCGCAGAGGCCCTTGAAATGGGGCTACCGCAGGAAGATGTCGATCAAGTAGTCGTTGACACAGGAGCCAGTATGAGTATAAAAGCCTACGACTTGCTGAAAGAAGTCGCCGAGAGAGAAGGTTTATCGCTCGATGAGCCTGAAAACGAAGAGGCTATACACATTGATGTGCCAGCGATTGATAGCGATGTCATGCAGGGTATTATGGAAATGCCCTTTGattggatggtgatgggtgGTGACCTTGGTCTAGATGGAATGGGAGCGTTCAACTGGGCTCGTGGTGGCATGAGTATGCCTCAGCAGTTTGACTCCGTCGATCCATCAGTTGTGTCACAATTTTGA